The following coding sequences are from one Xiphias gladius isolate SHS-SW01 ecotype Sanya breed wild chromosome 14, ASM1685928v1, whole genome shotgun sequence window:
- the eif3f gene encoding eukaryotic translation initiation factor 3 subunit F produces the protein MSVFGPVVKIHPVVLASISDSYERRNEGASRVIGTLLGTIDKHSIEVTNCFSVPHNESEDEVAVDMEFAKNMYELHKRVSPTEVIIGWYATGFDITEHSVLIHEYYSREASNPIHLTVDTALQSGKMNIRAYVSAQMGVPGKTVGVMFTPLSVKYVYYDTERIGVDLLQRTRVAPSRTKGLTSDLSQVAGSAARIQDMLTTVLAYIEDVLSGKVTADNSVGRFLMDLVNKVPTISAEDFENMLNSNINDLLMVTYLSNLTQAQIALNEKLVLL, from the exons ATGTCGGTGTTCGGGCCAGTGGTGAAAATTCACCCCGTCGTTCTCGCTTCCATCAGCGACTCTTACGAGCGAAGAAATGAAGGCGCGAGTCGCGTGATTGGAACCCTGTTGG GTACTATTGACAAGCACTCTATTGAGGTGACCAACTGCTTCTCTGTCCCCCACAATGAGTCTGAAGATGAG GTGGCTGTGGACATGGAGTTCGCCAAGAACATGTATGAGCTCCACAAGAGGGTTTCACCCACTGAGGTCATCATCGGCTG GTATGCCACAGGCTTTGACATCACAGAGCACTCAGTGCTCATTCATGAGTACTACAGCCGCGAGGCCTCCAACCCCATTCACCTGACCGTGGACACCGCACTGCAGAGTGGCAAGATGAACATCCGCGCTTACGTCAG TGCGCAGATGGGTGTGCCAGGAAAGACGGTTGGTGTGATGTTCACCCCTCTGTCTGTCAAGTATGTCTACTATGACACTGAGAGGATAGGCG TGGATCTTCTGCAGAGGACACGTGTTGCTCCCAGTCGCACCAAGGGGCTGACTTCTGATCTGTCCCAGGTGGCTGGATCTGCAGCCAGGATACAGGACATGCTAACCACCGTGCTTGCATACATTGAGGATGTGCTG TCTGGCAAGGTGACAGCAGATAACAGCGTGGGCCGTTTCCTGATGGACCTAGTCAACAAGGTGCCTACCATCTCAGCTGAGGACTTCGAGAACATGCTCAATTCCAACATCAAC gACCTGTTGATGGTGACCTACCTATCTAACCTGACCCAAGCACAGATTGCTCTGAATGAGAAGCTGGTGCTGCTTTGA